The DNA region ACTATAGGCAAACCGCGAAGAGGTCTGTACCTTGAACTCAACCGGAACGTCACTACGTTGCTTGGGCGTCGTCTGGTTGCCATACGAGAGTAGTTTTGTCAGCGCGAAACTTTGCGATGTAGTATCGTTTCTTTGAGTCTCGCGATTGCTGGCTGTCGAAAGAGTTTTGGATTGCTTCGCAAAGTCGATTTCTCTGGAAAGAAGCGGTGGAACTTCTTCTAGGAGAGTTCGTTTGGATGGCTCCTGCGCGATGAAGCGATCTGCTTCCCCCAGCTCCTCCGCCGAAGATAAAGATCCACGTATTTTGTCGGCGCTAGGGGGCACCTCTATTGATTTAACCGGCGTGAAGTAATTCCGTGCAAAAGCCTTTCGGAGAGAAGTAGACGCTTGCTCTCTACGCGATCCTTCATCTTTCTCCAAATGTTGATGTATTGAAATCAGATTCATCAATATCGCTCCCAAGGCTCCAAAGACCAAGAGGCCGGTAAAACTCATCGCAGTTGAATGCTGGCGCATTGCTCTCTCAGAATAAGGCAATTTACCAGCGGCGCAGGTATAACGTCAACGATGGGATTGACTGCAAGCTCTTGGATCCCTTGTTCCAGTAGCTACTGGATAGACAGAGGAAGTCCTACACATTGTGCCTTTTGCGATAGCGAAGATTAGCGAACGATCACAATTGTTTCATTTTCCGTCTAACTGTATTTTGCTGCCATAGCTGTTCTAGACATCTTTTACAATGTATGTGTAATAATGCAACGAAGCTCGTTGGCACGTGATGCGAATAATACGCCATAATTCTTGGTAGAATTTCCCGTATTTGGAatattttactgttagcttacagttagatgGGAAAATTTGGATTCCACTCTGAAAAAATTAAtaccttacagttaaatcATTCAATTCAGCTGACAGTCCGCGTCATGTGGGAATACGtgtgttttttttttcgattCTCCGTAAGCGGCAAGGCCCAGATCCCCTCCGCTTTCACAGTTGCATTTGGCTTCGATCAGACATAAAACAAATCCAAAGCGAGGAATTTTACTGACCGACTTTTGGCTAGAGATAGGTTTCCTGATAGGATAGGTAGACTAATGTGGGCTACTCCAATGCATATTTTAGGACAAAAACACCCAACACTTGCTATTGACAGGCAGAGAATACGTAATGATTGATGATCAATGAATTCGTTGTACGTGTATGGCTGCCTCATTTGTATGCTATGTAGGTAGCGTGGGAAACTATGCAAAATGCAGCGGAGAAAAAGGACCTCAATATACGCTATCGAGGCCGTTCTAGTCAACTAAAAAACCGTGCTGAAAAGTGAGAACGCGCACGGATCCGACGAAGCGGATCTGAGGTGTGCATAGGGAAATATCGCATAAGTCCTCCGGTTCCGAGATCATAGCATGTTAAAGTATAGCCGTGAGGTTCCCTATCTCCCAGGAAATACTTCACTTTAGTAACCCACCGTAACGGCGGTACAAACAATCACCATGTCTTCATTTTTGTCGCCCATACTCGCAATGGCCTTGCCATTGGTTGCCACCATTCCACCGTCTTGGATTTGGAACCGTACTTGTCCGTACGGAAAACAAGCTCGGATCACATTCAAATCCAAGCCGTCCTGATAAGTAAGCGGTACAGCCAGAAGTACGTCCAGTTTCATGTTGTCCCGTCCACCCGGGACAATATCGGAAATAGATGGAATCTGATTAAATTCAATGGCGTTCCGACAAGCACGTACTGCCACACGAGAGAAGCGCGCGGTAAGACAGACTTCTCTCAATACCAGTTCCGACTAGTCTCATTGATCTGCGCGCTTGACCGGTAACTTTCTGTCTGTCTTACCTGCCGCTTTGGTTGAATTCTGACCGTGCGCATCCGCCCCGAAACCTAGTGAAAAGCACACATCTCGATCCGTAAGACTGGATGGTATACAGCAAAGAAAAGGGATGCTACGGGCCTGTTTTTACACCAAAACATGCATACATACCGCATTCCACAAAGAGTATTTTTGTTACGTGAGGATCCTCCGTCGCTGGATTCGTTGACTCCCACATTACCGCAGTTCTCGATCTCTggaaagccaaggaagaggCCAGTGGAGTGACGAAGGCCACGGTGTACGAGGCCATCCCTGCGATCCACATAAGCAACATTAGATGGCGTAATATACTCCAGGTTGACATCTCTTTGTCGTAAGTGTTTACCAAAAGTGGCTCGGACGTTTCTCTTCCTTTCAGAAGGACGACCTACTGTGCATTTTTTCCCCGGGTCGGTGAGGGGCATCAATGTTGGCCTCGTCCGTGAACTTCCGGATCGTTCACAGTAAGTGTAAATTGACCGACTGTGTGATTGCAAAGCGACAATGATGCCTTCGTTTATGGGCAACGTTATATTTTGAATTTAAAGATTTAAATACATTTTTTCCGTAGATCCGTAACGGAAATCTTTATATGAGTCCCTCCTCCGCAGACACTCCTTTTACATTAATCCTTCTCTGTCAAGTCGACTTTCCAATCTTTGAAAATCTTGGGCGTATAGAATAGCGCAACCGCATTGCACAACAAATTTTACCATCAAACAGCAAAAGGCCTCCTGAACTAAAGCTTGGAGAGCATTGCTGATCCAGTCGATGCCGTGTGATAGTTCTTCTGATAGTACTCTTCCACGGTTACTTTCCGTGCGACGCATTCAACGAGTAGCGCCGACGGGACGTAATGTTCCGTAGTGGGAAATTGCTTCGACAGTTCACGAAGGGTTCGCAGCAGACGAGGCAAGCCAATCTCGTGATCGGCCGCATACATGGGACCACCCCTCCACACGGGCCAGCCGTAACCGTACACGTACACCACATCAATATCACTGGGTTGGCGAACAATGCTTTCCTCGAGACACTTGAAGCCCTCGTTGATCAGTGGGTACAACACCCGCTCTATTATTTCTGCAGCGACCAAAGCTGGCGATGGCTTGGGGGCCAGGTACCGTCGAATCAAGGCATCCATTTCggacgacggcaacggctTACGACCTTTGCCAATATTCGAATCGTAGTCGTACCATCCCTTTCCTACCTTTTGTCCCAGTCGACCGTAATCAGATATCATCACGTCGGGCAGTTCCGTATACCGCGCGGGGCGGTTGGGCGGAAGGGGATCGTCCCTGGCTCTGCGGGCCCACTGACGTTCTACGCGAATGTTGTAGCCGACGTCATTTCCGGCTAAGTCGGCCATTTCGAAAGGTCCCAAGGCCATTCCGTACACTCCCCGAATCGCGTAATCTTGTGCGGCTACAGTGGTCTGTGTCTCCGTCAAGAGGAGTACGGTTTCGGCCGAGTAGGGTTTAAGCATGCGATTGCCGCAGAAACCATCGCAGTTGCCCACCACAACCCCGATTTTGCCAATTTGCTTCGTCAAGGCTTGTAGCAGCGCCGTGGTGTCGTCGGACGTGGCCGATCCACGGACTATTTCGACGAGTTTCATGCGATGGGCGGGGGAGAAAAAGTGCCAACCGGCGAACAATCCGCGCCGGCGGCTGGAAACGGCCGACGCCATGGCGTCAATATCTAGCGTGCTGGTATTGCTCAAGAGCAGAGCGGTCGGGggagtgactttgtcgagCGTGGCAAAAATGCTCTGTTTGACGATAAGTTTTTCCACGACGGCCTCGACCACGAGTAGACACTGCGACAATTCTTGTAAATTGGACGTTGCCCGTAACTTTGCCTCGAGTGCGGTTAATTGAGTCGGTTTGAGTTGACGACGTTGAACCATAGAGGCGAGGGTGCGTTTTAGAAATTCCATTCCTTTGGCCAAAGCTGGCGCGTGGACGTCGACCAATGTCACGTGAAAGCCGGCTTGGAGCAGGACGAGGGCAATACCACTGCCCATGGTACCGGCTCCGACCACGGCGACGGGCACGGCCGACTGTGCGTCGTCCTTGGACCAGAGCCCGTGCGGAGGTCCGGCCGTCGGGACAGCGTTCGACACCGGACTCCACACTTTTTGTGCTCGCCTGGTGGCAAAAAAGACGTGCCGTCGGGCACGTCCTTGCGGACTCCGCTAGAGTTTCGAGAAAGTGTGTGGTTTCCACTCGCATTCCGTGCTGGATGGGGGTACCGGAGGCTCGGAGAGCTTGAATGGCGGCCCGCATGCCGTGCGAGCCGAGCGGGGGGAGACTCAATTCCGCCACGTGTAGGAGTGCGTGCGCTTCCGCGGGTGATTCCGGACGCTGCAAGTCTCCCGTCCGCCGAATGGTGGGTAAGACTTCTCCGTACGCCGCCCACTGCCGTGCGGTCGTTCGCAAGGAGTCCGCGGTCGCTTCCGGAGCAATCGCGTCCAACAATCCCATGCGCAAGGCACTAGCAGCCGACACGGTGGATCCTTGTAGAATCATAGGCAAGGCTTGCCGAAGTCCGACGAGTTTGGGCAATCGTTGGGTTCCTCCGGCCCCGGGTATGACCCCGACGTGTACTTCGGGTAGTCCGAGACGAGCCCGGGCCGTGGCGACCCGTGCGTGACAGGCGAGCGCCAGTTCACAACCGCCACCCAAACAGACTCCGTCAATCGCTGCCACGATGGGTTTGCGACAGGCTTCTATCGCCGTGACGACGTCAATCAAGGAAGGGGCAGCGTGGGGATGGTGGTGCCCGACGTCACTGGGTGTTGGaactgttgttgctgctgctggtatCAACGAGGCGAATTCGGTCAAATCGGCACCGGCCGAGAAGTTTGGACCTCCACCCGTAAGGATGAGAGACGTCACGGCGGGATTGTCTTCCGCCGCACGGAGTTGCTGGAGTAGATAGAGACGGAGTTTCGCGTTGAGTGGATGCAACGGCGACGCTCCGGCGGCAGCGTCCGCTAGACAAATTACTGCCGTGGTATCCGTGGGGAGACCCTGCGACGAGGATGAAACGACCTGCGAACGGGTCATGCTACATACAATTGATGAGGTACCAAAAAGTCAACGTTGACTCTGAGTCTAGTGTGGGAAATGCCTTCACCTATCTTTGTCTCTTGGCGCAGCGAGAGAAAGATACCGGTAGGAGGTAGGTCGAACACGTGAGCTAGAGAGGTCCCTATTTATTTCCGACCGGTGTACTTACAGATAGTACGAGTGTGACTGTGATTGACTATGAGAAAGAGTCCGAACGACAGATTTCTATTGTACAGTACGGCGCGAAACGGTACCGATCCGGCGTGCCGACTGGATTAGGAAgaataggtaggtaggtataCGGACTGTGACTGTAGAATGCAAGCATCTATTCCCAGATCGTGAGTGCTACACAACGTTTCTACCGTATTCGCCAACCGACCGAACTGGGTACCTTATTCGACAAAGGAATCGATCGTATCGGGGAGGAAATCTATACGCCCGGGAGACGTTGGAGGCTAACGGTGTGAAACATTGATTCACCtatcgattgacagtgactaattgattgacagtgattgaAGGAACTGCTGGCAACACACCGGGATTCCTTTGATACTCCCcagaaaaccaaaaccaGCGCCAGCATAGATACGCGAGTACGAGTGCTATCCCCAGGCCCGTGGAGAAGAACTTCCAGAGATTCTTGAGCCGAACAAAGCCCGCCGTCGACACACACCTACGACGAACGATCGGACCTCGTCCAAGCACACGCCTTTCACGACGACCAAGCCAAACATTGTATCGTTGCGGGTACAGGCATGGCACCGAAGCAatcctcctcgtccaaaGCCGCCGCGATGCCGTCCGCTCCACTGATCTCTACCGATCCAGTTCTGACGGccgcgccgccgccgtggcaTTCCGTCGCACTGGTCGGTGTTCTGTCCGCCTTTTTCGTACAAACCATACCGTCACTGGACGAACTGGATCGAGTCGCCACCGTACAGCGCTTTACCCGCATTCTCTTTCCCACACTCGTACCCTCACTCATGGGCTTGTGTTACATTCGAACCGCGGTCGCCTTGCTCATTTGGGGAACCTCCTTTTATCTCGTCTGTTTCAGTCCAGGCTGGGAGCAGAGTACCGGCTACCAAAAGGGCAGTCGCTTGCGTATCGTACCCAATCGCGTTTCGGGAATTAAAACCATGTTTCCCTTTACTTCCTGGAGTTGGAATTTGCTCGGACTCTCCTTTACCCTCAACGCCTACATTGCCTATTCTGCGGCACTCGCCACCCACAACAACCCCGACGGCACCTCCCTCGAACAATCGGTGCATCCCTGGATCCTCCGACTCGCCTTGCTCTGTTGGGAATGCGCGGCACCCTTCACACTCCTCGTCGCCGCCGTCATTCGCTACGTCATTTGGCCCTCCGTACTCCGAGCCAAAGACGGCGACACTGCCAACCTCAAACACGTTCGTAACGTTCTCATGCACAACGTCAACGTCGTCTTGGCCGTCTCGGAAACCTTTGGTCTCTCCGGATTGTCCACCGTCCCCTCCCACGTGGGCGTCGCACCCTTGATCGGCTTGATCTACGTCGTCTTCTCCTGGAGCATGACCACTTCCTGGAACGAACCCGCCCACGGTCCACAATTTATATACTTTTTCTTGGACACCACCATGCCCGGATACGCACCCTCGGTGGCCCTCCTCGCCCTCCTCGCCGTGCTCATTCTCTTTTACGCCGTTTTTGGAGTCTCGGAGCCCCTACTCCGGGCACTCGACGGGACCAGCTACGGACTGGCCCACGCCGCCGTGGCCACCCTCCTGTGCGCCAGCGTCTGCCGGTTCCGCGATTGACCCGAGGCGTTCCGCGCATGGACGAATTTCGGAGACTTCCGCAACCCACACCAGTACGATTCGAGACACTGGAACAGGGCCGTCGCTACAAGGAATACGTAATTGTCAGTCCTGTAAAGTTTCCAAAGAGCTATGTTTGAATTTTTATATTTGACTGTACAGCATTCCAATAGCATGCTGCTTCTTGTCTCAAACTGTACACAGAGAGTGTCGGGAGGAATACTGTTTGCTTCTCATGCCAGCACACAATCAGAAGGTAAAAAAGCGCCGATCTGGTCACCATTGATACCATTGCGTAGCATCATAGTCACTTCCGTCCGTAACTCCGACTCGGACGGCTCATCCATTGCCGGTGCCGAGACTGTTGCCGTGGAGCGCACCAATAGACACTCGAAATCAGGGTCCACAGTGGGAGGATCACAGTCTGCAGCAAGCGTGTGAGTGGTCGAAcgcaattttcattttggatTCGAGTCAGTTCCACGTACCAAAGGTCGTCAGCATGTCAATTACTACGT from Phaeodactylum tricornutum CCAP 1055/1 chromosome 23, whole genome shotgun sequence includes:
- a CDS encoding predicted protein: MAPKQSSSSKAAAMPSAPLISTDPVLTAAPPPWHSVALVGVLSAFFVQTIPSLDELDRVATVQRFTRILFPTLVPSLMGLCYIRTAVALLIWGTSFYLVCFSPGWEQSTGYQKGSRLRIVPNRVSGIKTMFPFTSWSWNLLGLSFTLNAYIAYSAALATHNNPDGTSLEQSVHPWILRLALLCWECAAPFTLLVAAVIRYVIWPSVLRAKDGDTANLKHVRNVLMHNVNVVLAVSETFGLSGLSTVPSHVGVAPLIGLIYVVFSWSMTTSWNEPAHGPQFIYFFLDTTMPGYAPSVALLALLAVLILFYAVFGVSEPLLRALDGTSYGLAHAAVATLLCASVCRFRD
- the FAO1 gene encoding peroxisomal bifunctional enzyme (bifunctional enzyme involved in beta-oxidation of fatty acids. 3,2-trans-enoyl-CoA isomerase domain is required for beta-oxidation of unsaturated fatty acids. Converts (3S)-3-hydroxyacyl-CoA to trans-2(or 3)-enoyl-CoA + H(2)O, (S)-3-hydroxyacyl-CoA + NAD(+) to 3-oxoacyl-CoA + NADH, and 3-cis-enoyl-CoA to 2-trans-enoyl-CoA. Contains N- and C- terminal peroxisomal targeting motifs.; Enoyl-CoA hydratase) — encoded protein: MTRSQVVSSSSQGLPTDTTAVICLADAAAGASPLHPLNAKLRLYLLQQLRAAEDNPAVTSLILTGGGPNFSAGADLTEFASLIPAAATTVPTPSDVGHHHPHAAPSLIDVVTAIEACRKPIVAAIDGVCLGGGCELALACHARVATARARLGLPEVHVGVIPGAGGTQRLPKLVGLRQALPMILQGSTVSAASALRMGLLDAIAPEATADSLRTTARQWAAYGEVLPTIRRTGDLQRPESPAEAHALLHVAELSLPPLGSHGMRAAIQALRASGTPIQHGMRRSPQGRARRHVFFATRRAQKVWSPVSNAVPTAGPPHGLWSKDDAQSAVPVAVVGAGTMGSGIALVLLQAGFHVTLVDVHAPALAKGMEFLKRTLASMVQRRQLKPTQLTALEAKLRATSNLQELSQCLLVVEAVVEKLIVKQSIFATLDKVTPPTALLLSNTSTLDIDAMASAVSSRRRGLFAGWHFFSPAHRMKLVEIVRGSATSDDTTALLQALTKQIGKIGVVVGNCDGFCGNRMLKPYSAETVLLLTETQTTVAAQDYAIRGVYGMALGPFEMADLAGNDVGYNIRVERQWARRARDDPLPPNRPARYTELPDVMISDYGRLGQKVGKGWYDYDSNIGKGRKPLPSSEMDALIRRYLAPKPSPALVAAEIIERVLYPLINEGFKCLEESIVRQPSDIDVVYVYGYGWPVWRGGPMYAADHEIGLPRLLRTLRELSKQFPTTEHYVPSALLVECVARKVTVEEYYQKNYHTASTGSAMLSKL
- a CDS encoding predicted protein, encoding MPLTDPGKKCTVGRPSERKRNVRATFGKHLRQRDVNLEYITPSNVAYVDRRDGLVHRGLRHSTGLFLGFPEIENCGNVGVNESSDGGSSRNKNTLCGMRLTDRDVCFSLGFGADAHGQNSTKAAVRACRNAIEFNQIPSISDIVPGGRDNMKLDVLLAVPLTYQDGLDLNVIRACFPYGQVRFQIQDGGMVATNGKAIASMGDKNEDMVIVCTAVTVGY